Proteins encoded in a region of the Sulfurimonas marina genome:
- a CDS encoding type III pantothenate kinase, whose translation MLLCDIGNTSYHFNDGKKDFKEFADSFNPQTIKENVYYISVNQSVKEKLGSLENWIDLETFVDREKYYTTMGIDRIVALASINDGVVVDAGSAITVDVLKDGVFEGGFIYPGIKAMQECYKNISNALDYSFNFEVDLGKMAKNSPDAISYGYLKPFVNEIKSKNLPIILTGGDASEFKKLFPNARLDQELIFTGMKKIMKKAGLC comes from the coding sequence ATGCTTCTTTGTGATATTGGCAATACCTCCTACCATTTTAACGACGGTAAAAAAGATTTTAAAGAGTTTGCAGACTCTTTTAACCCTCAAACAATAAAAGAGAATGTTTATTATATCTCCGTAAATCAAAGTGTAAAAGAAAAACTAGGTTCTTTAGAAAACTGGATAGATTTGGAAACTTTTGTTGATCGGGAAAAATATTATACAACTATGGGGATAGACCGCATAGTTGCTCTTGCCTCTATTAACGATGGCGTGGTAGTTGACGCAGGAAGTGCAATAACCGTTGATGTGCTTAAAGATGGTGTTTTTGAAGGGGGGTTTATCTATCCCGGAATAAAAGCTATGCAGGAATGTTATAAAAATATCTCCAATGCACTTGATTACTCATTTAACTTTGAGGTAGATTTGGGTAAAATGGCGAAAAATTCTCCCGATGCGATCAGTTACGGGTATCTTAAACCATTTGTTAATGAGATTAAGAGTAAAAATTTACCTATTATTTTAACCGGTGGTGATGCGTCAGAGTTTAAAAAACTATTTCCTAATGCAAGGCTCGATCAAGAGTTGATTTTTACGGGAATGAAAAAGATTATGAAAAAGGCTGGTTTATGCTAA
- the hisG gene encoding ATP phosphoribosyltransferase: protein MLTVALPKGRIAKETLEIFETIFGDSFKFDDRKLILETPKFRFLLVRNQDVATYVYHQAADIGVVGLDTLEEQGLDVVRLLDLKRGVCKVAIGMKKGEKLDLTKPELKVASKMVNITKKYFEERAVSVEIIKLYGSIELAPLIGLADMIVDIVETGTTMKQNGLEVVQDIMTSSTYLIANKNSYISKKDEVLDIYEKINKVIKAEQEA from the coding sequence ATGCTAACAGTTGCACTTCCAAAAGGGCGTATAGCAAAAGAAACACTAGAGATATTTGAAACTATTTTTGGAGACAGTTTCAAATTTGATGACAGAAAACTTATTTTAGAGACTCCAAAATTCCGTTTTTTACTTGTAAGAAACCAAGACGTAGCAACTTATGTATACCATCAAGCAGCAGATATCGGTGTTGTTGGACTTGATACTTTAGAAGAGCAGGGGCTTGACGTTGTTCGCCTGTTAGACCTTAAACGCGGTGTATGTAAAGTCGCTATCGGGATGAAAAAGGGTGAGAAGTTAGACCTCACTAAACCTGAGCTAAAAGTAGCATCAAAGATGGTAAACATCACAAAAAAATATTTTGAAGAGCGTGCTGTAAGTGTTGAGATAATCAAGCTTTACGGTTCTATTGAACTTGCACCTCTAATCGGTCTTGCAGATATGATCGTAGATATCGTTGAAACTGGTACGACAATGAAGCAAAACGGTTTAGAAGTGGTTCAGGATATTATGACAAGCTCAACGTACCTTATCGCAAATAAAAACTCATACATCTCTAAAAAAGATGAAGTTTTAGATATCTACGAGAAGATCAATAAAGTTATTAAAGCTGAGCAAGAGGCTTAA
- a CDS encoding SAM-dependent methyltransferase, which produces MTNLDLYAKAEHLLGIEDATEALYDLYRSELEDYKVKTLLDVGCGRGGFMRRMESDGVKCKGVDLSELMVQECQEIGLDAECKDLSEVEGKYDAIVSIFDVLNFMDKEALTKFLDAAAQKLNDDGIFIADINTIYGFKDVAEGSMSNDTDEEFLSVDAVFENDELHTKFTLFEKNDDGRYTKYQDTIVQYFHKIKFFQNLSSLKLVDKQTFSLYDTEDKTLLIFKKR; this is translated from the coding sequence ATGACAAACTTAGATTTATATGCAAAGGCTGAACACCTTTTAGGGATCGAAGATGCTACTGAAGCACTTTACGATCTTTACCGTTCTGAGCTGGAAGATTATAAAGTAAAAACACTTTTAGATGTTGGTTGCGGACGCGGTGGTTTTATGCGCCGTATGGAGAGTGACGGAGTAAAGTGTAAGGGTGTTGATCTTAGTGAGCTAATGGTACAGGAGTGTCAGGAGATCGGTCTTGATGCTGAGTGTAAAGATCTAAGCGAAGTTGAGGGGAAATATGATGCTATAGTAAGTATCTTTGACGTACTTAACTTTATGGATAAAGAAGCACTTACAAAATTTTTAGATGCAGCAGCTCAAAAACTCAATGATGACGGGATCTTCATTGCAGATATAAATACTATCTACGGCTTTAAAGATGTAGCTGAGGGGAGTATGAGTAACGATACCGATGAAGAGTTTTTAAGTGTAGATGCTGTATTTGAAAACGATGAACTTCATACCAAGTTTACACTCTTTGAAAAAAATGATGACGGTAGATATACAAAGTATCAAGATACTATTGTTCAGTATTTTCATAAGATCAAATTTTTTCAAAATCTCAGTTCACTAAAACTGGTAGATAAACAAACGTTTTCTCTGTATGATACAGAGGATAAGACGCTTTTAATATTTAAAAAGCGATAA
- a CDS encoding cytochrome-c peroxidase has protein sequence MKKTMLLSAAVATSLVANSVAKQAEEAGLKPIPNSQKELMKLIDNPQNPITDAKVELGKKLYFDPRLSKSGFISCNSCHNLSEGGDDGLEAAVGHKWTVNPHHLNSPTVYNSVFNSIQFWDGRSPHLEDQAQGPMQAAPEMAATKEHVAAVVSSMPAYVDAFKKIYGNDVKITLAKVADTIAVFERTLVTPSRYDDFLNGDSKALTAAEQEGLKTFIQVGCATCHTGVALGGDLNVFNVVNKYKYNDVGDFKGDANGMVRVPTLRNIDQTGPYFHNGMIKTLSEAIKEMGRVQLGADLSSKQVQEIETFLKALDGRKPDITMPILPASTDKTPLPDIN, from the coding sequence ATGAAAAAGACAATGTTATTATCTGCAGCAGTTGCTACTTCTTTAGTAGCAAATAGTGTAGCTAAACAAGCGGAAGAAGCTGGTTTAAAACCTATTCCTAACTCTCAAAAAGAGTTAATGAAACTAATCGATAATCCACAAAACCCTATTACAGATGCGAAAGTTGAACTTGGTAAAAAACTTTATTTTGATCCAAGACTTTCTAAAAGCGGTTTTATCTCTTGTAACTCTTGTCACAACTTAAGTGAAGGTGGTGATGACGGTTTAGAAGCGGCAGTTGGCCATAAATGGACGGTAAATCCTCACCATCTAAACTCTCCAACAGTATATAACTCTGTTTTTAACTCTATTCAATTTTGGGATGGTAGAAGTCCACACTTAGAAGATCAAGCTCAAGGTCCTATGCAAGCAGCACCGGAAATGGCAGCTACTAAAGAGCACGTTGCAGCGGTAGTATCATCTATGCCGGCATATGTAGATGCATTTAAAAAGATCTATGGTAACGATGTAAAAATCACTCTAGCAAAAGTTGCAGATACTATTGCAGTGTTTGAGAGAACTCTTGTAACTCCATCAAGATATGATGACTTTTTAAACGGTGATAGCAAAGCACTTACTGCAGCAGAACAAGAAGGTCTTAAAACATTTATCCAAGTTGGTTGTGCAACATGTCACACTGGTGTAGCACTTGGTGGTGATCTTAATGTATTTAACGTTGTAAATAAATACAAATATAACGATGTGGGTGATTTCAAAGGTGATGCAAACGGTATGGTAAGAGTACCGACACTAAGAAACATTGATCAAACAGGACCATACTTCCATAACGGTATGATAAAAACGCTTTCTGAAGCTATTAAAGAGATGGGACGTGTACAATTAGGTGCAGATCTTTCAAGCAAACAAGTTCAAGAGATTGAAACTTTCTTAAAAGCTTTAGATGGTAGAAAACCAGATATCACAATGCCGATTTTACCAGCTTCAACTGATAAAACTCCACTACCGGATATCAACTAA
- the pdxA gene encoding 4-hydroxythreonine-4-phosphate dehydrogenase: MKPKIAISVGDLNGVGIEIALKSHETISKICTPIYCINNTMLAQAAKLLDVTLPQDLELFEVEGEFTIEPGVVSKESGLYSYDSFMTAIKLCETKEADAVVTMPIHKEAWKLADLHFVGHTDLLRKYFNKEAIMMLGCPEMFVALFTEHMPLREVPSHIKADKITTFLLDLHKSIGDKEVAVLGLNPHAGDNGVLGDEEREIELAIADVNKQIGKELFHGCIVPDIAFTPSFRKNFNYYVAMYHDQGLAPLKALYFDESVNISLNLPIIRTSVDHGTAFDIAYKNQAKTLSYLNGIKSALSFINN, from the coding sequence ATGAAACCGAAAATTGCCATAAGTGTCGGTGATCTAAACGGCGTAGGAATTGAGATCGCACTTAAATCTCACGAAACTATTTCTAAAATCTGCACACCGATATACTGTATAAACAATACAATGTTAGCACAGGCAGCTAAGCTTTTAGATGTTACACTTCCTCAAGATTTAGAACTATTCGAAGTTGAAGGTGAATTTACAATAGAACCGGGTGTTGTAAGTAAAGAGAGCGGTTTGTACTCTTACGATTCTTTTATGACGGCTATTAAGTTGTGTGAGACAAAAGAGGCAGATGCAGTTGTAACAATGCCTATCCATAAAGAGGCATGGAAATTAGCAGATCTTCATTTTGTAGGACATACAGATCTCCTTCGCAAATATTTCAATAAAGAAGCTATTATGATGCTTGGGTGCCCGGAAATGTTTGTTGCACTCTTTACCGAGCATATGCCGCTTCGTGAGGTACCTTCGCATATTAAAGCTGATAAAATCACTACTTTTTTATTAGATCTGCATAAAAGTATAGGTGATAAAGAGGTTGCAGTACTGGGTCTTAATCCCCATGCAGGCGATAATGGTGTTCTAGGTGATGAAGAGCGTGAGATCGAACTAGCAATAGCAGATGTAAATAAGCAGATAGGAAAAGAGCTTTTTCACGGCTGTATAGTTCCAGATATCGCTTTCACTCCATCGTTTCGAAAAAACTTTAACTATTATGTTGCAATGTACCACGATCAGGGATTAGCACCGCTTAAAGCACTTTACTTTGATGAGAGCGTAAATATCTCTTTAAACCTTCCTATTATCAGAACTTCAGTTGACCATGGTACAGCATTTGATATTGCCTATAAAAACCAGGCAAAAACACTTAGTTACCTCAATGGAATAAAATCTGCATTAAGTTTTATAAATAATTAA
- a CDS encoding pyridoxine 5'-phosphate synthase: protein MKLGVNIDHVAVLREAREINDPDILQALYVACQNGADQITIHLREDRRHIQDVDVTNIISFSKVPVNLECAIEPSIIDIVCQNRPHRATLVPEKRQEVTTEGGLDLFSNSDAIKSAIEKLHAAEIPVSLFVDPTIEAMKKSKELGAEMVELHTGHFANLFAMLNSSLPYSNHSVKELELSRAELTQQLQVAIDELKDAAIAAVELGLEVAAGHGLNYHNVHEMVAIKEITELNIGQSIIARSVFSGLDNAVKEMKRLTQR from the coding sequence ATGAAACTCGGTGTAAATATTGACCACGTAGCAGTACTGCGTGAAGCAAGAGAGATAAACGATCCAGATATCTTACAAGCTTTATATGTAGCATGTCAAAACGGTGCCGATCAGATAACTATTCACTTAAGAGAAGACAGACGCCACATACAAGATGTTGATGTTACAAACATCATCAGCTTCTCAAAAGTACCAGTAAATTTAGAGTGTGCGATTGAGCCGAGTATTATAGATATCGTATGTCAAAACAGACCTCACCGTGCAACTTTAGTACCTGAAAAACGTCAAGAGGTTACTACAGAGGGTGGTTTAGATCTGTTTTCAAACAGTGATGCTATCAAATCAGCTATAGAGAAACTGCACGCTGCAGAAATTCCTGTCTCACTTTTTGTAGATCCTACAATTGAAGCGATGAAAAAATCAAAAGAGCTCGGAGCAGAGATGGTTGAACTCCATACGGGACACTTTGCAAACCTTTTTGCAATGCTAAACTCTTCACTCCCCTACTCTAACCACTCTGTAAAAGAGTTAGAGCTTTCACGTGCAGAGCTGACACAACAACTTCAAGTTGCGATCGATGAGCTTAAAGATGCTGCAATAGCTGCCGTTGAACTCGGACTTGAGGTTGCTGCAGGACACGGTTTAAATTACCATAACGTACATGAGATGGTAGCAATTAAAGAGATTACAGAGTTAAATATAGGACAAAGCATCATTGCCAGAAGTGTATTTAGCGGTTTAGACAATGCTGTAAAAGAGATGAAAAGACTCACACAAAGATGA
- a CDS encoding lysophospholipid acyltransferase family protein: MVKDLRKYAFMIRLGYRYIYIFKKIFFHPYISLKHAYEELSKARQAYSNKVLKRLNIEVEVDGELPKEDKILYAINHRSLLDIIVMEHIFSQHNKNGTWIAKQELFDSFYGKFFEYSGCISVDLETKRGLVSFFKTIKKTFSKVDNMNLYIFPEGERHKAAGIKEFQSGAEKIAKANNLKVVPVFINDELEKVFKASPYKEQYKVKVHIGDIVDHTNLEEKYISHYKQSLQKGNK; encoded by the coding sequence ATGGTAAAAGATCTTAGAAAATATGCATTTATGATTAGACTTGGATATAGATATATCTATATTTTCAAAAAGATTTTCTTTCACCCTTATATCTCTCTAAAACATGCCTATGAAGAGCTTTCAAAAGCTCGTCAGGCCTACTCTAACAAAGTACTTAAACGTTTAAATATAGAGGTAGAAGTTGACGGAGAGCTTCCAAAAGAGGATAAAATCCTTTACGCTATCAACCACAGATCGCTTTTAGATATTATTGTTATGGAACATATCTTTTCCCAGCACAACAAAAATGGTACATGGATTGCAAAACAGGAGCTTTTTGACAGTTTTTACGGAAAGTTTTTTGAGTACAGCGGCTGTATCAGTGTTGATCTTGAAACAAAAAGAGGACTTGTCAGCTTTTTTAAAACTATCAAAAAAACTTTCTCAAAAGTTGACAATATGAACCTTTATATCTTTCCTGAGGGTGAAAGACATAAAGCAGCAGGGATCAAAGAGTTCCAAAGCGGTGCAGAGAAAATTGCAAAAGCAAATAACCTTAAAGTAGTACCTGTATTTATCAATGATGAACTTGAAAAAGTCTTTAAAGCGTCCCCTTATAAAGAGCAATATAAAGTTAAAGTACACATCGGTGATATTGTTGATCATACAAACTTGGAAGAAAAATATATCTCTCACTACAAACAATCTCTTCAAAAGGGTAATAAATAA
- the ppk2 gene encoding polyphosphate kinase 2 yields the protein MVADEILDGSALEEIIHEDRRKSKEENQKEERRKGKKKRVPVWVKKEVLQYESELKKLQIELLKMQNHIKDTGEKVLMIFEGRDAAGKGGTIKRIIEHLNPRGARVVALNKPSDIEKTQWYFQRYVHHLPAAGEIVLFDRSWYNRAGVEPVMGFCTPREHKEFLQEVPEFEKMLINSDIKLFKFYFSVSKEKQEQRFEKRRTDPLKQYKLSPVDQKSQELWDKYTLAKYSMLLASHTQHAPWTIIRSNNKKQARINTIKHILNNFEYPNKIEKKNFITDDEVTVLAGEEIKKMENEMTIRESSN from the coding sequence ATGGTAGCCGATGAGATCCTTGACGGAAGTGCTTTAGAGGAGATTATTCACGAAGATCGCCGAAAAAGCAAAGAGGAAAATCAAAAAGAGGAACGCAGAAAAGGGAAGAAAAAAAGAGTCCCTGTTTGGGTAAAAAAAGAGGTATTACAATACGAAAGTGAACTCAAAAAACTCCAAATTGAACTTTTAAAGATGCAAAACCATATTAAAGATACAGGTGAGAAGGTTTTAATGATCTTTGAAGGGCGCGATGCTGCAGGAAAAGGTGGGACTATAAAAAGAATTATTGAACATCTCAATCCTCGTGGAGCCCGCGTAGTTGCACTGAACAAACCGAGTGATATTGAAAAAACACAATGGTATTTTCAACGCTACGTACACCACCTTCCCGCTGCCGGCGAGATAGTTCTGTTTGATAGAAGCTGGTACAACCGTGCGGGAGTTGAACCTGTGATGGGATTTTGTACACCAAGAGAGCATAAAGAGTTTTTACAAGAGGTTCCAGAATTTGAGAAGATGCTTATCAATTCCGATATAAAGTTGTTTAAATTTTACTTTTCCGTTTCAAAAGAGAAACAGGAACAACGTTTTGAAAAAAGAAGAACAGATCCTCTCAAACAGTATAAACTCTCTCCTGTCGATCAAAAATCTCAGGAGCTGTGGGATAAATATACCCTTGCAAAATATTCCATGCTTCTTGCATCACATACCCAACATGCTCCATGGACAATCATTCGCTCAAATAATAAAAAACAGGCAAGGATAAATACCATTAAACATATCCTTAACAACTTTGAATACCCGAACAAAATAGAAAAGAAAAACTTTATTACCGATGATGAAGTTACAGTCCTTGCAGGAGAAGAGATTAAAAAAATGGAAAATGAAATGACCATAAGAGAGTCATCAAATTAA
- a CDS encoding thioredoxin domain-containing protein: MANRLEKEDSPYLQQHKNNPVDWWPWCDEAFETAEKENKAIFISIGYSSCHWCHVMEEQVFENDECAEILNKNFIAIKVDREERPDIDKHYQEVYQLLNRRAGGWPTSIFCTPQNKPFFAGTYIPPESNEGSVEGMGFKELTALIATKVEENDPQLYKNADEVEGFINHVEHPKEATVLKEEFYLTFVNQAKSNYQPNFGGFSVKPKFPHASTLKSLQIIDNLYHDKAITAMLTNTLDQMKKGGMYDLVDGGFCRYSVDEKWLVPHFEKMLYDNALLCENYLDGYLAYKDENYLQTAKEIADFWFNFMSEDNLFYSASDADSEGEEGTYFTYTYEEVYELLEKNGYENPEKMCHEMNVTPDGNFEGKNIIRFDEKVPEWFKDVKILLQGVRAKRDYPFIDKKVQTSWSSMMIHSLFQLGMVDNSYLKKAIDALDALLNKMYLNDTLYHSALVDKTPKVEAFLEDYAFLAKALLSGYKATQDDLYLIQAQRMVNKALENFYDKGLWNFSVGEFQTKAEVTDNTYTSSVSTMVDVLLTLGMLLEDEKYTHFAFKTMEYNSYDLGRRPIYYPYMLSQALRYIKGDRIVKSNLTNLKENSAKLKDIEYPFTLLKASEDQGFMVCGEKSCFANTDDVNKLGQLILDTI; this comes from the coding sequence ATGGCCAATAGATTAGAAAAAGAGGATTCACCTTATCTACAACAACATAAAAATAACCCCGTTGATTGGTGGCCTTGGTGTGATGAAGCGTTTGAGACAGCCGAAAAAGAGAATAAAGCAATTTTTATAAGCATCGGATATTCATCGTGTCACTGGTGTCACGTAATGGAGGAACAGGTTTTTGAAAATGATGAGTGTGCAGAGATTTTAAACAAAAACTTTATTGCGATCAAGGTAGATCGTGAAGAGCGCCCCGATATAGATAAACACTACCAAGAGGTATATCAACTGCTTAACCGTCGTGCAGGGGGCTGGCCGACATCTATCTTTTGTACACCTCAAAATAAACCGTTTTTTGCAGGAACTTACATCCCTCCTGAATCTAATGAAGGTAGTGTTGAAGGGATGGGTTTTAAAGAGCTCACTGCCCTTATAGCTACAAAGGTAGAAGAAAACGATCCACAGCTTTATAAAAACGCCGATGAAGTTGAAGGGTTTATCAACCATGTTGAACACCCTAAAGAAGCAACAGTGTTAAAAGAGGAGTTTTACCTTACATTTGTGAATCAGGCGAAAAGCAATTACCAGCCAAACTTCGGCGGTTTTTCTGTAAAACCGAAGTTTCCACATGCATCAACATTAAAATCACTGCAGATAATAGATAATCTTTACCACGATAAAGCGATCACTGCAATGCTTACAAATACGCTTGATCAGATGAAAAAAGGTGGAATGTACGATCTTGTTGACGGCGGATTTTGCCGCTACTCTGTTGATGAGAAATGGTTAGTACCCCACTTTGAAAAGATGTTATACGATAATGCCCTACTTTGTGAAAACTATCTTGATGGGTACCTTGCTTACAAAGATGAAAACTACTTACAGACTGCAAAAGAGATTGCAGATTTTTGGTTTAACTTCATGTCTGAGGACAATCTTTTTTACAGTGCAAGTGATGCTGACAGCGAAGGTGAAGAGGGAACTTACTTTACCTACACTTATGAAGAGGTTTATGAGCTACTGGAAAAAAACGGCTATGAAAACCCGGAGAAAATGTGTCATGAGATGAATGTAACACCGGATGGAAACTTTGAGGGGAAAAACATCATCCGTTTTGACGAGAAAGTTCCTGAGTGGTTTAAAGATGTGAAGATCTTACTCCAGGGAGTTCGTGCAAAACGTGACTATCCGTTTATAGATAAAAAAGTGCAAACTTCTTGGTCTTCGATGATGATCCACTCCCTTTTTCAACTGGGTATGGTAGACAACAGCTATTTAAAAAAGGCTATAGATGCACTTGATGCACTTTTAAACAAGATGTATCTTAACGATACACTCTACCACTCGGCACTTGTAGATAAAACACCTAAAGTTGAAGCATTTCTAGAGGATTATGCATTTTTAGCAAAAGCACTTCTTAGCGGCTATAAAGCTACACAAGATGACCTTTATCTCATTCAGGCGCAAAGAATGGTAAATAAAGCACTTGAAAACTTTTACGATAAAGGGTTATGGAACTTTAGTGTGGGTGAGTTTCAAACAAAAGCAGAGGTAACTGATAACACCTATACAAGCAGTGTAAGTACTATGGTAGATGTACTTTTAACGCTTGGGATGTTACTAGAAGATGAAAAATACACACACTTTGCTTTTAAAACTATGGAGTACAACTCTTACGATCTTGGACGCCGTCCTATATATTATCCGTACATGCTTTCACAGGCACTCAGATATATCAAAGGAGATCGTATAGTAAAATCGAATTTAACAAACCTAAAAGAAAATAGCGCTAAACTAAAAGATATCGAATATCCTTTTACACTTTTAAAAGCAAGTGAAGATCAAGGATTTATGGTATGTGGAGAGAAAAGTTGTTTTGCCAATACAGATGATGTTAACAAACTTGGACAACTTATTTTAGACACTATTTAA
- a CDS encoding nucleoside 2-deoxyribosyltransferase: MKKIYIAGPDVFEKDSIEIGKQLVKLCREYGFEGLYPLDNVVDFSQEKHKIAQDIYDANAAMIKKADIVIANLNTFRGKEADSGTVWECGYASGLGKEVYGYMQNTDSYITNFNDDEKFERDGYCVDTKERMIEDFDHPINLMIACSVKKIIAGEFEDVLKAIA, from the coding sequence ATGAAAAAAATATATATCGCCGGGCCGGATGTTTTTGAAAAAGATTCAATTGAGATAGGGAAACAACTTGTAAAACTATGTAGAGAGTATGGTTTTGAGGGGTTGTATCCTTTAGACAACGTAGTCGATTTTTCTCAGGAAAAACATAAAATAGCACAAGATATATATGACGCAAATGCAGCAATGATAAAAAAAGCAGATATCGTAATAGCAAATTTAAACACTTTTCGAGGTAAAGAAGCCGATAGCGGTACTGTGTGGGAGTGTGGTTATGCAAGCGGTCTTGGAAAAGAGGTGTATGGTTATATGCAGAATACAGATAGTTATATTACAAATTTTAACGATGATGAAAAGTTTGAAAGAGACGGCTACTGCGTTGATACAAAAGAGCGTATGATCGAAGATTTTGATCATCCCATTAACTTGATGATAGCGTGCTCGGTAAAAAAGATTATAGCCGGAGAGTTTGAAGATGTCTTAAAGGCAATCGCATAA